The proteins below are encoded in one region of Delphinus delphis chromosome 4, mDelDel1.2, whole genome shotgun sequence:
- the LOC132424331 gene encoding COMM domain-containing protein 7 has protein sequence MGRLHCTQDPVPEAVGGDMQQLNQLGAQKFSALTEVLFHFLTEPKEVERFLAQLSEFATTNQISLGPLRSIVKSLLLVPNGALKKSLTAEQVRADFITLGLSEEKATYFSEKWKQNAPTLARWAIGQTLMINQLIDMEWTFGVTSGSSELEKVGSIFLQLKLVVKKGNQTENLYIELTLPQFYSFLHEMERVRTSMECFS, from the coding sequence ATGGGCCGCCTGCACTGCACGCAGGACCCCGTGCCCGAGGCCGTGGGCGGCGACATGCAGCAGCTGAACCAGCTGGGCGCGCAGAAGTTCTCAGCCCTGACGGAAGTACTCTTCCACTTCCTAACTGAGCCAAAAGAGGTGGAAAGGTTTCTGGCTCAGCTCTCTGAATTTGCCACCACCAACCAGATCAGTCTCGGGCCCCTCAGAAGCATCGTGAAGAGCCTTCTCCTGGTTCCAAATGGTGCCTTGAAGAAGAGTCTCACAGCTGAGCAGGTCCGGGCTGATTTCATAACTCTGGGTCTCAGTGAGGAGAAAGCCACTTACTTTTCTGAAAAGTGGAAACAGAATGCCCCCACCCTTGCTCGATGGGCCATAGGTCAGACTCTGATGATTAACCAGCTTATAGATATGGAGTGGACATTTGGAGTGACGTCTGGGAGCAGCGAACTGGAAAAAGTGGGAAGTATTTTTTTACAATTAAAGTTGGTGGTTAAGAAAGGAAATCAAACTGAAAATTTATACATAGAATTAACCTTGCCTCAGTTCTACAGCTTCCTGCACGAGATGGAGCGAGTCAGAACCAGCATGGAGTGTTTCAGCTGA